TCCCTGAGAATGAGAATAACGGAAATGTGGGAAACCAGGCACCGAACGGAAACCCCAAGACTTTGACCGCATTGGCTGCTCAACTGGTGGACCTACTGAAGATGGGTGCAAATGCTAACCGAGAGGTGAGACAGAATGAAGAAGAACAACGGGGTTGTACTTTCGAACAATTCAATAAGCAACACCCCCCTAGTTTTGAAGGACTTCCGGATGCGGTGGCTGCAGAGAACTGGGTATTGCAGATGGAGAAGCTAATGGAGGTTATGTGTTGTACGGATGAACAGATGGTCAACTATGCTACTTTCAAATTAACAGCTGAAGCAGAACGTTGGTGGACATCAAAGAAGGACCACCTGCAACAACAGGTAGGCGTAGGCGTACCAATCACCTGGAAGAACTTCAAAGATGCATTCCTGGAACGCTTCTTTCCTCAGTCAGTTCGACTGGCTAAGGCACAAGAATTTACAGACCTGGTGCAAGGGTCGTCGACAGTGGAGCAATATGCAGCAAGGTTCATAGAACTATCACGGTTCGCGCCGTACTTAGTACCCACGGAAGACCTAAAGGCAAGAAAGTTCGAAAGGGGCTTACAGCCAAGGATCATGAACCAGGTGGTTGCATTCGAAATTGGAAATCTAACGGAACTTGTCAACAAAGCGTCGGTGGTGGAGCGGACACTGAATATCAATGCAGAGCACTTCAACCATAGAAAGAGGAGTGCTCCACAAGGGAGTCGTTATGGTGGAAATTCCCATGATCACAACAAAAGAAGATTCAACCCAACGGGTGGAGGAAACACGGCCCATCAGCAGCCCCATCATTAGGGAGGAGGTGGACAACGCCCTATGTGCCAGACTTGTGGGAAAATGCATTATGGGAGATGCCTACTCGGACAGCCGGGTTGTTATCGGTGTGGTGGACCAGGACACCTCGCTAAGGATTGCAGGGCCCCTACCAATAATCCAACCAATCAGAATCGCCCAGGGGAACAACGGAATACTGCGCCTGCGCGTGTATATGCCCTGACTCCAGGTGATGCAGCAGCGTCAAACGAAGTAGTGACAGGTACACTCTTGATTTCATCCCATCAGGCTATTGTGCTCTTTGACTCTGGTGCAACGCATTCATTTGTGTCATACTCTTTTTCTCGAGACTGTAATTTGATGTCTGAATGGTTAGATGTAGACCTAGCAGTAGCTACCCCTGTAGGGAAAACTGTAGTATGTACATCCGTAGTTAGAGACTGCCCTATTTCCATACAAGGTCATGTCATGCCGGCTAATCTTGTTATACTTGAAATGAGCGGGTTTGACGTGATCCTAGGTATGGATTGGTTATCCATGTACCATGCTTGTGTCGATTGTTTTTGCAAGGAAGTAGTGTTCAGACCACCAGGAGCAGCAGAATTCAAAGTTCAGGGGAATAGAAGTTTCAACTTACCCAAGCTTGTATCAGCAATGCAAGCGACTCGGCTTTTGAAGCAAGGGTGTTCGGGATTCTTGGCGTGTGTGACAAAAGAAGCACCAGAAACAATGCTCGAGGAGATTCCTATCGTGCGGGATTTTGTGGATGTGTTTCCGGAGGAACTACCTGGGTTACCTCCCGATAGAGAGATCGAGTTTACCATAGACTTATTACCGGGCACAGGACCTATATCCAAGGCACCGTACCGAATGGCACCACTCGAACTGAAAGAGTTGAAAGAGCAGTTGCAAGAACTCCTAGATAGAGGATTCATTCGCCCAAGTGTATCTCCTTGGGGAGCGCCCGTTTTATTTGTGAAGAAAAAGGACGGATCGATGAGGTTGTGTATCGACTATAGAGAATTGAACAAGGTAACCATCAAGAACAAATACCCGCTACCAAGAATTGATGACCTTTTTGATCAATTACACGGTTCCCAAGTATTCTCTAAGATTGACTTAAGGTCCGGATACCATCAACTCAAGATTAAGGAAGTAGATATCCAAAAGACAGCATTCAGAACGCGTTACGGACACTACGAGTTCCTAGTGATGCCGTTCGGACTAACCAATGCGCCGGCCGCATTCATGGACATGATGAATCGAACCTTTCGAGAACTCGTTGATAGGTGTGTGGTGGTATTTATTGatgatatattaatttattCGAAGAGTCGAGAAGAGCACGAGGAGCATTTGTCTACGGTATTGAGTATCTTGAGGAAACATAAACTTTTTGCAAAATTCAAGAAGTGTGAATTCTGGTTGGGAGAAGTAACATTCTTGGGGCATGTTATATCAAAGGAAGGAATTTCGGTGGATCCCAGTAAGGTGGAGGCCGTGGTTAATTGGGTAAGGCCTACGAGTGTCCATGAGATACGAAGCTTCTTGGGCCTTGCAGGTTATTATAGAAGATTCGTTGAAGGGTTTTCCAAGCTAGCTGCACCCTTAACCAAACTTACCAAGAAGAATGAGGCGTTCATTTGGACGGAGGATTGTGAAAGGAGTTTTCAAGAGCTGAAACACCGATTGGTCACAGCACCTGTTCTCACTCTCCCATCCGGGACTGGTGGATTCGTAATTTACAGCGACGCTTCCTACAAGGGATTAGGTTGTGTTTTGATGCAAAACGGGAAAGTGATTGCCTATGCCTCAAGGCAACTAAAAGTGCATGAACGTAATTATCCGACTCATGATCTTGAGCTTGCTGCAGTGGTTTTCGCCTTGAAGATTTGGCGACACTATCTTTACGGGGAGCATTGCGAAATTTACACAGATCACAAGAGCTTAAAGTATTTCTTTACCCAGAAGGAACTCAACATGCGCCAAAGACGGTGGCTAGAACTCCTCAGTGATTACGACTGCTCCATCAACTATCACCCTGGGAAAGCAAACGTGGTGGCCGACGCCCTCAGCAGGAAGACTACAGTGGGAAGGGTAGCAGCAATGTTTACAACTCAAAAGGAGTTACTTCTGGATATGGATAGAGCGGGCATTGAACTGGCAGTGGAGGAAGTGCAGTCTTACCTTGGAAAGTTAACCTTAGAACCAACTTTACTAGAACAGATTAGAGTGGCCCAGCTAGTCGATGATGAACTAGTGAAAATCCGGACGGAAGTCGGTAAAAGTGGACGAGAAGATTTTAGTATTTCTGAAGACGGGGCACTAAGATACCGAAACCGTTTATGTGTACCGAAGGAAGACAATCTAAAAAGAGTGATCTTAGCAGAAGCTCACCAATCACTGTATACAGTACATCCGGGAAGCACTAAAATGTATCGGGACTTAAAGGAGCACTATTGGTGGAACGGCATGAAGAGGGAAGTTGCACAGTTTGTAGAACGTTGCCTTACCTGTCAACGGATCAAAGCAGAACATCAGAAACCAGCGGGGATGCTCAAACCATTAACCATTCCAGAATGGAAGTGGGAACATATAGCCATGGACTTCGTCACGAGTTTACCGAAGACGGTGACTGGATTGGATGCAGTTTGGGTAGTGGTGGATCGTCTGACGAAGTCAGCACATTTTCTGCCcattaaaacaacatatgaCATGAGTCGTTTGGCAAAGGAGTATGTGAGTGAGATTGTACGACTACACGGTGTGCCAGTGTCAATCATTTCAGATCGTGACCCACGCTTTACTTCTCGATTTTGGCAGAGCCTGCAAGCCGCAATGGGAACGAAGCTGAACTTTAGTACTGCATTCCACCCTCAGACGGACGGGCAATCGGAAAGAACAATCCAAACATTGGAAGACATGTTGAGAGCGTGTGTTCTGGATTTCAAAGGTAGTTGGAGTCAGTATATTcctttaatagaatttgcataCAATAATAGCTACCAAGCAAGCATCAAGATGGCACCATATGAAGCCCTCTACGGAAGAAAGTGCCGATCACCACTCTATTGGGACGAGGTTGGAGAACGACAATTGACAGGACCAGAGTTAATTCAGGAAACGGCAGAGAAGGTTACACTAATCAGACAGAGATTGACCGAGGCTCAAAACCGACAAAAGAGCTACGCGGATCACCGACGGAGAGATCTGGAGTTCACAAATGGAGATAAAGTATTTCTTAAGGTAGCACCAATGAAAGGAGTGACACGTTTTGGGAAGAGAGGTAAGCTGAACCCTCGATACATCGGACCCTACGAGATATTGGATCGAGTTGGCCCTTTAGCATATCGCTTAGCATTACCGCCATGTTTGTCTGGAGTGCACAATGTCTTCCATGTATCGGCATTACGAAAATATGTCGCAGACCCCTCACACGTGTTGGAGGCAGAAACGATTCCCATACGAGAAAATTTGTCATACGAGGAGGTACCCATGAAGATCATTGATAAGAAAGAGAACGAATTACGCCGGAGACGGATCCCAATGGTCAAGGTAATGTGGAGTAACCACCAATCGCCAGAGGAAGCTTCGTGGGAATTGGAAGAAACTATGCGTGACAATTACCCGCAATTGTTTGCCCAGTAGAATAAGGAAGCTGAGGGCGTACACCAGATGAACCGAAGCGCAAGGCCCTAGTTCCTGATCTCGTCAAGCATGGGACTGATTTATTAAGGAGTTGATGAACAGACTAAGTACGACTTTGATTTATCAGGTACCTTTCATAGCTATTGTCGTAGTCGATTAccgaatttcgaggacgaaattcttataaggaggggagattgtaataaccccgaccccTTTTCAagg
The sequence above is drawn from the Alnus glutinosa chromosome 11, dhAlnGlut1.1, whole genome shotgun sequence genome and encodes:
- the LOC133881120 gene encoding uncharacterized protein LOC133881120, with the translated sequence MAPHTRNQGNLPENENNGNVGNQAPNGNPKTLTALAAQLVDLLKMGANANREVRQNEEEQRGCTFEQFNKQHPPSFEGLPDAVAAENWVLQMEKLMEVMCCTDEQMVNYATFKLTAEAERWWTSKKDHLQQQVGVGVPITWKNFKDAFLERFFPQSVRLAKAQEFTDLVQGSSTVEQYAARFIELSRFAPYLVPTEDLKARKFERGLQPRIMNQVVAFEIGNLTELVNKASVVERTLNINAEHFNHRKRSAPQGSRYGGNSHDHNKRRFNPTGGGNTAHQQPHH